From a region of the Panicum virgatum strain AP13 chromosome 2K, P.virgatum_v5, whole genome shotgun sequence genome:
- the LOC120693445 gene encoding probable indole-3-acetic acid-amido synthetase GH3.8, whose amino-acid sequence MAVMAEVSTTTGAALRSPASPAPVKEGDAEKLWFIEEMTSDVDAVQERVLAEILARNADTEYLTNCGLAGATDRATFRAKVPMATYEDLQPYIRRIADGDRSPILSGHPVSEFLTSSGTSAGERKLMPTIEDELNRRQLLYSLQMPVMNLYVPGMDKGKALHFLFVKSETRTPGGLAARPVLTSYYKSNHFKNRPFDAYNNYTSPTAAILCADAFQSMYAQMVCGLVQRHDVLRVGAVFASGLLRAIRFLQLNWEQLAADIETGALTPRVADPSVREAVAGLLRPDPELAAVIRAECSSGDWAGIITRIWPNTKYLDVIVTGAMAQYIPTLKYYSGGLPMACTMYASSECYFGLNLRPMCDPSEVSYTLMPNMCYFEFLPMDAAASGGDARQLVDLARVELGREYELVITTYAGLNRYRVGDVLQVTGFHNSAPQFRFVRRKNVLLSIESDKTDEAELQRAVERASALLRPHGAAVVEYTSQAYTKSIPGHYVIYWELLAKTPADGEAVDRETLDQCCLQMEEALNSVYRQSRVADGSIGPLEIRVVRSGTFEELMDYAISRGASINQYKVPRCVTFPPIIELLDSRVVSSHFSPALPHWTPGQRNDD is encoded by the exons ATGGCGGTGATGGCCGAAGTGTCCACGACCACCGGTGCGGCACTCCGCAGcccggcctcgccggcgccggtgaaggAGGGCGACGCCGAGAAGCTCTGGTTCATCGAGGAGATGACCTCCGACGTGGACGCCGTGCAGGAGCGCGTCCTGGCGGAGATCCTGGCCCGCAACGCCGACACCGAGTACCTCACCAATtgcggcctcgccggcgccaccgaCCGCGCCACCTTCCGCGCCAAGGTGCCGATGGCGACGTACGAGGACCTGCAGCCGTACATCCGGCGCATTGCCGACGGCGACCGCTCGCCCATCCTGTCCGGACACCCCGTCTCCGAGTTCCTCACCAGCTCCGGCACGTCCGCCGGCGAGCGCAAGCTCATGCCCACCATCGAGGATGAGCTCAACCGCCGCCAGCTCCTCTACAGCCTCCAGATGCCCGTCATGAACCT GTATGTGCCTGGGATGGACAAGGGGAAGGCTCTCCATTTCCTCTTCGTCAAGTCGGAGACCAGGACGCCGGGCGGCCTCGCGGCGCGGCCGGTGCTGACCAGCTACTACAAGAGCAACCACTTCAAGAACCGCCCGTTCGACGCCTACAACAACTACACGAGCCCCACGGCGGCCATCCTCTGCGCCGACGCGTTCCAGAGCATGTACGCGCAGATGGTGTGCGGCCTTGTCCAGCGCCACGACGTGCTGCGCGTCGGCGCCGTGTTCGCGTCCGGTCTCCTCCGGGCCATCCGTTTCCTGCAGCTCAACTGGGAGCAGCTCGCCGCGGACATCGAGACCGGCGCGCTCACCCCGCGCGTCGCCGACCCGTCGGTGCGCGAGGCCGTCGCGGGCCTCCTCCGCCCGGaccccgagctcgccgcggtgaTCCGCGCCGAGTGCTCCAGCGGCGACTGGGCAGGCATCATCACCCGCATTTGGCCCAACACCAAGTACCTCGACGTCATCGTCACCGGCGCCATGGCGCAGTACATCCCGACGCTCAAGTATTACAGCGGCGGGCTTCCCATGGCGTGCACCATGTACGCGTCGTCGGAGTGCTACTTTGGCCTGAACCTCCGGCCCATGTGCGACCCCTCGGAGGTGTCCTACACCCTGATGCCCAACATGTGCTACTTCGAGTTCCTGCCCATGGACGCCGCGGCGTCGGGCGGCGACGCGCGCCAGCTGGTGGACCTCGCCCGCGTGGAGCTCGGGCGCGAGTACGAGCTGGTGATCACCACGTACGCCGGGCTGAACCGGTACCGCGTCGGCGACGTCCTCCAGGTGACCGGGTTCCACAACTCGGCGCCGCAGTTCCGGTTCGTGCGCCGCAAGAACGTCCTGCTGTCCATCGAGTCCGACAAGACGGACGAGGCGGAGCTGCAGCGCGCCGTGGAGCGCGCGTCCGCGCTGCTCCGCCcgcacggcgccgccgtggtggaGTACACCAGCCAGGCCTACACCAAGAGCATCCCCGGCCACTACGTCATCTACTGGGAGCTGCTCGCCAAGACCCccgccgacggcgaggcggtggacagGGAGACGCTGGACCAATGCTGCCTCCAGATGGAGGAGGCGCTCAACTCGGTGTACCGGCAGAGCCGCGTGGCGGACGGCTCCATCGGGCCGCTGGAGATCCGGGTGGTCCGGTCGGGCACCTTCGAGGAGCTCATGGACTACGCCATCTCCCGCGGCGCGTCCATCAACCAGTACAAGGTGCCCCGGTGCGTGACGTTCCCGCCCATCATCGAGCTGCTGGACTCGCGCGTCGTGTCCAGCCACTTCAGCCCCGCGCTGCCGCACTGGACCCCCGGCCAGCGCAACGACGACTAg